The following proteins are co-located in the Methanomassiliicoccales archaeon genome:
- a CDS encoding DUF367 family protein, translating into MAVPKLFVYDEKQCDPKKCTARKMLRFGLANELGSLKKIPHGAIVLNPFAKRAISSEDAERAVLHGIVVMDLSWNNIEEFPKIRKDVAQRALPLLFAANPVNWGKPQRLTSAEALGAALYIMGFRQEAKGIFEKFSWGEQFLILNKEPLERYAQAETSLGVVAIQEDYL; encoded by the coding sequence ATGGCCGTTCCCAAGTTATTCGTCTACGATGAGAAGCAGTGCGATCCGAAGAAGTGCACTGCCAGGAAGATGCTGAGGTTCGGGTTGGCCAACGAACTCGGCTCTCTCAAGAAGATACCCCATGGGGCGATAGTGCTCAACCCCTTTGCCAAGAGGGCGATCTCCAGTGAAGATGCAGAGAGGGCGGTTCTGCACGGGATCGTGGTGATGGACCTCTCCTGGAACAACATAGAGGAGTTCCCCAAGATAAGGAAGGACGTCGCCCAAAGGGCTCTTCCCCTGCTCTTCGCCGCCAACCCCGTCAACTGGGGAAAGCCGCAGAGGCTCACTAGTGCGGAGGCCTTGGGCGCCGCCCTCTACATAATGGGCTTCAGGCAGGAAGCCAAGGGGATCTTCGAGAAGTTCTCCTGGGGCGAGCAATTCCTTATCCTCAACAAGGAACCTCTGGAAAGGTACGCTCAAGCCGAGACCAGCCTCGGGGTGGTGGCCATCCAGGAGGACTATCTCTAA